The DNA window tatattttattatatcatATCTTCTTATTCATTATATTGCTAACTATTTTAATCTTTCAAGCGAGCTAAACCTTCTTTTCCTTGGCCGAAGGTGGAGGTCCGATGGGCCCACTGGATCCACTGTCGGACTCGAACCCCGTCGGCCGGGCACCGGGCCTAGGGCGGATGATGACGAAGTGGCAGACCAGGTTGTTGTCCACCACGAGCACGGCGCCGCTGTTGTCGAAGATGTTGCAGTAGTTGGGGGCCGAGAAGATGGTGACCAACTGGCGGTCGGCGAAGAACTCGTAGCCGTCCTCCACCACCTGGTGGGCACGGACGATCAGGTTGAACTTGTGCTGCGTCAGGAAGCCCTCCACTATGCCAGCGCCAAAGGTGTAGCTCACCCCACGATCGTTGGCCGCCCAGGTGCCAGTGGTCTCATCCGGATCCGACCAGAGCAGATCGCACAGCAACCCATCGCTGGGCACTTCGGTGGGTCGATGGAGGCGCCTTATATCGTCCAGATTGTTCAGATCGGGACTTAGGCCTCCATGAACGCAGAAGATCCTGTCCGCTACAATGGCAGCCACCGGCATGCAGTCATAGCAGTCCACAAAGCACCTCCACAACTTAACGCTATACCTCCGCTTGCACTCGTCGAAGAACCCGTAGACCCTATTGACATCCGCCGACTCGTGATTGCCGCGCAGCAAAAAGAAGGTCTCCGGATAGCGCAGCTTATAGGTCAGCAGCAGGGCCAGCGTTTCTATCGAGTTCTGACCCCGATCCACGTAATCCCCGAGAAACAGGTAGTTGGAGGCCGGTGGAATGCCGCACTGCTGGAAGATCCTCAGGAGGTCCTTGAACTGGCCGTGCAGATCCCCGCAGATCTTCACCGGAGCACTGAGCTCCAGGAGCATGGGTTGAGTCAGGAATAGCTCCCGAGAAGTACTACATATGTAGGCCAGGGTGGCCTCCGTCAAGTTCCCCGCCCTCCGATTGCCGAGGGTCTGGGTCTTCAGCTGGTTGATGATCGCGTCCAGGTGGGCCAGGCGATTCTTCTCGTCCTTGTCCATGCTGCCCTTGGTGGACTCCTTGCTGCTCAACACACTCGTCGAACGGCGGGACATCTGCTGGATTTCTTAGCTATATCTGGAGAGtggaattttaaatgtacgACTACGTTGAAAAATGTCTATCTAAACAGGTCAGCGAGTCAGAAATACAAATCTTTTAGCTATACAACAGATTGGGCAATGCTAATGTGAATGTCAatgttattatatatatatatttttttattataagattgtttACTCAgatcttaataaaatatgaatatgaaaAGACATTGCAGTCCcccgaaaaattgaaaacccaCTCCCTTTACCGACGAAACAAGAGCCGGACAAAATACTACTACCTACCTAAATCTGAAAAACTCAATGCCTCAATTTGGGAAACATTCAATAgcctttttttattaaatacatttaattataaaaaatgtttaactcTTAATATGGGTGGTTTTTCCCTAGGATAAAGCAGTTATCTACACTTTAATGTGCACTTTCATACTCAATTGCCTTGGCTAAGACTTTTCACTCCACTTGCTTCCATAGTTCCTTCCCCGTTCTTGTATCCCTACTGCCCGTTGTTCCCCTTTTGGCATTATCTTTGGCCCCTCGACCGTTTCAATTATCAGACACTTGGCATAAATTTGGCgaaagcaaagaaaaaacattCAAATGGAAGCTCTCGATAACAGGGGAAAAGCGCCGCAAAGTCGCTTGTTTACTCGCTGTTGACCCCTGAACCGCACGGGGGAACCTCCCCCTCAGCGCCACACCCCcgtttactttttgttttatactTTTGGCCACGAACCGTGGACCCAGCTGCATTTTGGCCACTCGTAATCCCGATTCAGAGAGCTTCCTGCACTTGTAATGCGGCTTAAAAGAGTGAGCGAGCGAGGGACCGGGTTTTATGGTACCATTTTGGGCCATCTAGGGTTTTATGTTCCCGCTCGAAAAAATCCTTTATCCCCTCCCTAGCCGCCCCTTCCTCCAGTTTTTGGAGCGCattttgaatacatttttgaatcAGTGTCGACgctgtttactttttatgtCACTCTTTTTTGGGACCCGACTCTCGGCTCGGGCCTTGTGCTCCTTTGGGTTTTATGCGATTTGTGTACTTCCGGCTGTAGTGGTTCTCCCCGGGCCCCATGTGCGTGTTCTGCCACTCGGGCAACCTAAAAACCACTGGCAACTTTGAAGCCCACCAGCCCATTTGTACCCTCTGCACCCCTTGCACCGCCCATGCAGAATGTATTTAATTGCGAGCGGCGCTCAAATAGGATTTGTGCATTGTTTTCTGCGGTGGATTTAATGCACGACCCGGGAACAACCCATTGCACCCCCTTGCCACCCACTTCAgggtttttgcattttttcctCCGCTCCCATTCGGAATCTATTTTAATGTCAGTTTAATTCAATGCCCCAGCGGTCCTCTAATGCACTGCGGGAGCTCTGAGGGGCTCCCTTGTGCGgcaaatgtaattaaattgcGGCCAAAGTGGGATAATCCCCTCCGTTCTTTTCGATATGGGTACTTAGGAGCGCTGCTCTGTGTATTCTATATGCATATAAGGGTAGTCGCCAGCGAAAATACATTGTGCATCCTTAAAAGGCAATGTATTGCAAAAGCTTCCATCTAGGATGTGGCAGATTTGTTTATATCAACCCTTTTTTCTACAtaaatatctatttaatatgattttaaaaGCCTCTAAAACTTGATTCCAGAGAACAAAAGTCAAGTGACTCTTGTTTTAACAGaactttattttgttatccTCATAAGACCCCTTCTCTTCCACCCTGAATACCAATTCCATGGATTCCTACTCAATCGCCTCACTGGGGACTCAAAGTCGAACAGCTTTCAAGCGTCGCTCCAAATCTGGAGCAGCCAAAGGCGCTTGGCttatttccgtttccgcccgCTGTCATATTTTCTGATCCCTCCTGCAAAGCAGCCCCATTTTACCTCAGCAATGCATTTTTCGATTGGCAAAAAGCAGAAATCGCAGCTTGAATTTGGCAAAGGGGAGGAATTCAGGGGCACACTTCGGAAGGGGGCAAAGGTCGTGTGGTTTGGTCAGCAGAACTGCTttcagctgctgctgttgtcgcCGCCTTTGTTGCGGCCATCCCATTGTGTCGCcggaaatattcaattttcaattttcatttcGCTGGCCAGCAGAAATTGGCAGGCGAAAACAAAGAACGTGAATGGAGAGCAGAGTGAGAAAATCTGCTAAGCGCATCGAAGGGGgcggaaaacaaaaagaatctGGACTGAAAGAAGTCgattcaattatggcttttccctcCACCTGCTTGGATTGCATTGTGCGGAGTCATAAAGGTGCTTTGGAAAGTTGCCGTCAGAGCAACTTAATCCTAATGAAACGTGCAACATGACTTTGCAGCCGCAGTTAAGACACAAACTTTAAGCTGACCAGGGCTGCCATTGTCGTCCTAACACAATTAAGCGCTCAACGCGCGCCGGGGCCAGtgtaaatttattgaaatattatttatgacgTTGAAAATTGCTGGAAGCCGCCTCTTATCCTCGTTACTTACCAGCCAAGTCCCAAGGCCCGAGTCCCCTGCTGGGCTTGCCTCGGTTATCgtttgttttggccattttccAGGGTCATTAGCTGATGGCAATGATGCTGATGATGATTATGATGCTGAAGCCGGCAACTTCGGCCGGGAGGCAAGGGGAAAGTTCCTTGGAGGTGGCATCTCCAGCTGGGCGCCAGACCGCAATCAAAATgtttggaaaacattttgtacTATGAAGATTGTTTAATAAGGAAAATTCCTCCCGTGCCAGCTAGcagtttattgttttattttacttttaagcaaatataaaagtgcacttGAAGAAGCTTTTATTCTCGGAGTTAGTCAGGGAAATTAGTTTATAAGTGGATATTTCTCTTATAAGTGAGAAGTCGTGCAAAGAAAAGCTTTTAGCACCTCTTTATGCCTTAAGGAACTTTAATACAGTGCCCTAATAGATTTCCTTACAAGAAGTTTAAATCCTTAACCACTTTAATAAGCTGTCCCCGCTCGGAACGACTATTTTAAAGTGGATGACCTGCACTTGAGGCACAATGACCATCCTTTGACTTGGGTAAACATCAAGGAGGGATCGTAAAGTTGTCAATCGAGCCGCATTCCCGCAGCTCGCTGACAGCCCCAGGATAATATCCCCAGGCCACACTGGGGCACTCATTAAATTGGCCCGGGGCTTTAAGCTGTTTTCGCCGAGTGCTGGGATGGGCGGAAGATTCCGGAGACAGGAgcttgttttaattaaaattttaatttaatttcttccGTATTTtccgttcttatttttatctcGCACACATTTCAAACGTGATGGGCGAGCGCTGCAGGGGCCAGACATCAAGTGGCCGAAATTAAAATCTGCTGCAAGCACTTGACACATGGGCGGAGTCGTGGGATTCGGAGCTCGGGCTCGTTGTCAAACTGCAAACTACATAAGTGACaaaaattacgcatacgcactgTGGCCCGGCTGCGAAATAACACGTATAATGAAAGCCACCAGGGCGAGATATATTGAAGTGTGTGCGGCGGGTGTGGGTGTCTGTGGGCGCTCATTAACACTTTGTCGAGTGGTGTGGCCCAGCTTGAAGTTGGTTTGGAGTGGAGAACCGACTACGGATACGACTGCGAGTGCGAAGCGAAAGATGAGCCCAGGCCGCGTGTGTGCCAACAGTAAATCACTGAAAATAGCTGGCAAAATAAATTCCACAAAGATTTAGTGAGACATAGACACAGCTATCGCCCCTCCACTCCTGCTCCTCCATCACTTTTCACACTTCACGCCTGCTGCCAGGGGCTACAGTCTGACCTCCGTAAGTAaaacttttcaaaatattttcagctTAAGAAgactaaataaaatacttgcaTTTAACATAagatattaaaagataatcgAAGTGTTCAAACTAATGTTCGGTTATCAGACTTTAATGAACgttaataataatagaaagaaagtatcttaaaaaaatttaactttttgtgAAGATACCTGaaggtttttatatttttaaaacaaattttggtatactttaaaattttgctttaaaaatttaattaatttctttttaaaaatattcgtttatttatataaaagtaaAGTTTTCTGAAAACATTATTGTGTTCCTTCGGTTCGTATCTCGATTTTAAATAACTCCCCGCTTTCACTGGaaagtttttaaatctttatagttttattttactgaGTTCCTCTCTCTAACTGAGAAGCTATTGAAATCCTTagatattattgttattgttcgACTTCACCTAATTGGACCTTTGACTGTAGTTGTCGCTCAAAAAGGTTGCCTACTTTTCGGCCTCACTCGGAGCGGCTGACTTTTAGCAGTCGCTTGACACATGCAAGGATTCAGTGCAGGCACAGACACAGCCACAGACAGTGAGTCCTCCGTGTGATATCCTCCTTTAGCAGGCAGCATTCGCCAAAGACACCGAGTGCCAGGCACTTGACGTTGACGAGCCTGTGGATAAGATGCCCCTGGCTGGGCAAAAACGAGGATTGGAGAGGGAAATCCAGTGGAATGGGAGGATTTTTTGGGCCAGGAGCGATAAGCGAGTGGATAATGATGTACTGGAGCTGCAGTCCACAGACAGCAGTCGGTCGGCAGTCATTGAgcacgcggcgtatgagtaatgcgCCATGTTAGTTACGTAGTTAGTTAGCAGGGTCGCTCCACTGGGCTCCACTCGGCTGGCCGGAGGACCATCCCCTTCCCTTTGACCAGAAAGAATGATGCAATTTCCAGCCACAATTCACCATTTTAATGGCCTTGGCAGACGGACACTGCCGCTTCAGTGATGCACTTAGCCCTGCCTCCTCGAGTCCTGGCCCCCTCCTTTTTTCGCCTTATGCATGTGAGAAATTTCGAGTAAAGCACctcattaaattgaaaaatgtcTACAATTTGCAGGACATTATGTCCGGGACACTAATGCCAGCCCTTCGAAAAGTAGTCCATGTCCTCACTCTCTCTGTCTGCCACTGGTCTGCCCGTTCTGACCCTACAAATTGGTTAACTTCTGCACTTTTAAATCTCTTTCGGTCCGAAACGAGCTCAATCTATACGGACGTGTGTACGTATAAATTTGCAGTGTTAATGCAATTTTAAGCTGCTTTATTAATGATTTTCTCTTTGGTTTACCTTGCAGCTTTCAGATGCGATTGCTGCTGTGTGACTGTGGGATGGCAAAGGTATTTTCTGAACAAAAAAGGTTAATAATatcataattaaaattaatatacatctgtgcttttttttggaagaataagaatgtttttaaatatttagtatgatttttataataatacttaaaatattaaaaggaaAATGCAGAGGAAATcatctattttttattactctCAATATACCCAAAATATTCGTATCTGCTGTTAATTCTTACATGAACTAAATTGATTTTTAGTGTGACTATATAAGGCGgaatttacatatttataagaaattttaCTATCATTATTTtacctttcctttttttaaggCTCTAGATATTGTCACTTTAGGAGGGGTTCTGAGGAAGGATTTTGCAAAATGCAATTGTAAATTTATATCCCCTTTTGCTGTTTTTGGAGAAAAATATCATAtgacccaaaaataaattatagcacTACCCATAAAAAGTGATCCACTGTACCCATGCGGCTTGTCATAAGGCAAAAGTTATTGGTGCAAAAATCCTGAGCGCCAGAGCACTTTTTTCCCGATTTGCGCTCGTTTGTGTTCGTATGTATTCAAGTATGTATGTGCGGGCAGGCGTTTGTGTCAATGCATCGATAACCCGAGAACAAGgacgaaaacaacaacaactgcagcaAAGGGCGCCAAAGGATCAGGGGACGACAGGAGGAGGATGAGCAGGAGCCGCTGCAGCCGGAGTTGCGGAGCGAGCTCAGTCGGCTTTCTGCATTTACTCGCATGCATTATTGAGCATTAACCTCATTTCACGCAGTCAATTTACGGCATTAAATTCTCGTCTGGCCGGATCTACTCTGCTCCGGAGAGCAGGACCACGGCGTAAGGATTTAACGAGCAGCCAGGACACCCGGACCCGGTGTTCCGTTCCATCCCTAAGCCGTCGATGATGATGAGGGTGATTTTACAAAACTAATTCGGTTTTGATTAGCCTGAAAACACTGGCATTTCTGCTCCTCCTCCCAGGGAAAGTCCCTGGACTTGGCAGTTTTTGAAAGCATCTTAACTCCTCCGTTAGCCGATAATAATTAGCCAAAACCCAAGGAATTCGAGACCAAGAAATTGAAAACACTTGAGGTGCAAGTAGCGCAAATAGCTAGACTAAATAAGCTCATAAAAATCCAAGGGGATAACCCAAAGTGGGAACTTAAATAAAGGAAAGTAACGAGAAGAAAGGAGGAGGAAAGTCCTGAGAGTGGAGGAGAAACTTAGAGGTTGACAGCATccttacttttattttggccTATCTCGTTTGTGCCATTGTAATTGGATAATTAAAGAAATGTCTGGGCCACAAAGCAGAAAGAGAGAACAATAAGAACAGAGTGAGGAGAAAGGGAAAGACGAAGTACTTAAGAAAGAGAAGGAGACGGACGGCTAGAAAGAGAGGGAGGTCTCTTTATGCCCTATAATGTGTGCGAAGGCTATTAAAACCCTCTAAACGTTTGCTAAAAATGCTAGTATAATTCACCACTCCAGACGACACAAGTGTGAGAAGAATGCTTAGAGGGAGACGGGGCGAGTGCTTGAGAAAGAGACGGAGCACCGGGCAAAAACATGGCACCGTTTAAGTGGCCTTAGCAACAGCTACCAGCTGTTCTAGTCGCAGCGCGGGAAAGCAAGGCGCGGCATAAAAACCCACTGTACCCACGTCCACATATACTGCATAAGCTGCTTTTCTATTGTCTCACTTACTTAATTTTCCCAGCGAAGGAGAGATGAGGGCTTAAGGAACGGGGAGCAGCTGGGTCTTGGTCCTGTCTGCTTGGGGAGCCCAAAACAGGATTGTTTTTACCAAACATGGGAAGGTGTTTCAGgaattttattcttattttatttcgcGGTAACACTAAACAGGTcagttataaaatatctaTTCACTTAATATACAAACTGACTACAATGTtgataacaaatatttatcatatttaaaaatccactcataaaaacctaaaaatatgtttcgGCCTTTAGGGTTAACTTTAAActtgatttgaattttaaaattttgagccctaatcttaatcttaaaaagtataaagagAGTAAGGAATGTTTAGGTGTCACTGAATATTTGCCAGCATATGCCTCCAGAGCAGTAGTTCTCTTGCGAAGTTTACTACATTTACCAAACGTAGTTCCATCCCTACGTCTCATAAGCTGGGGATAACCTTCTGTGTGGCGCCGTTTCCATGTGCTCATTCTTTAATTGCCATATGCTGCCGAGATAGGGAAAATCGCCCCGGCTAATGGCCAATTGCCCGGGCAGCATCATTTGGCTGCTGTTAATGGCCACGGTCAACACCCTGGCACCCATAACCAGAAGTCAGCCCGAGGACACTTCAATTCCGGCTCCGAGTGATTGGATGGGGGAAACGGTGACCTGTGACCCCTTGCTAGCTCGGGTCACCGATACGGTTCACAATGGCAGTTGCCCCTGCTTACATTCTGTATGAAGCAATTAAGTTAGCGCCGTGTACTTTTTGCCGGGCAAtagcagtggcagtggcagtggcaatCGCAATTGCCATCGTCATCAATCATCGTTTAACGGCGGAGATGAAAATAAAACGGCAAGACTATGAGCGGAGCAACACCTCCAGCGCGGGCTGCATAATTCACcgggggaaatgggaaaacttTGACTTTGGCGCGTGACTAAGCGAGAAATGCAATGAACACACAATGCAAAAGGCCAAAAACTGTTGCCAACAAATGAGCTAGCAGCCAGTCAGCCAGCAGGATAAAGGataaacagcagcagcaacagccaggGCAACCGAACGCCATCCCGGACACTAAGTATGATT is part of the Drosophila biarmipes strain raj3 chromosome 2R, RU_DBia_V1.1, whole genome shotgun sequence genome and encodes:
- the LOC108022247 gene encoding serine/threonine-protein phosphatase alpha-2 isoform; the protein is MSRRSTSVLSSKESTKGSMDKDEKNRLAHLDAIINQLKTQTLGNRRAGNLTEATLAYICSTSRELFLTQPMLLELSAPVKICGDLHGQFKDLLRIFQQCGIPPASNYLFLGDYVDRGQNSIETLALLLTYKLRYPETFFLLRGNHESADVNRVYGFFDECKRRYSVKLWRCFVDCYDCMPVAAIVADRIFCVHGGLSPDLNNLDDIRRLHRPTEVPSDGLLCDLLWSDPDETTGTWAANDRGVSYTFGAGIVEGFLTQHKFNLIVRAHQVVEDGYEFFADRQLVTIFSAPNYCNIFDNSGAVLVVDNNLVCHFVIIRPRPGARPTGFESDSGSSGPIGPPPSAKEKKV